One region of Tachysurus fulvidraco isolate hzauxx_2018 chromosome 9, HZAU_PFXX_2.0, whole genome shotgun sequence genomic DNA includes:
- the golga3 gene encoding golgin subfamily A member 3 isoform X1, whose product MLEQSCTKMDNGNADAASAEINTINTTTQAGGDTSRLKSGEEPHAKENIPNGHIRVNPLENGDIQGETGNCSSSVVSLPGAGVACFPDSVEKPEGSALQSLRLSIPMQETELSSEPSLEMENEEKIRLEARRRLEEQLKQYRVQRQRERSHHRSHPKSRPCSTLDPELMLHPDILPRASAVAMTTEYSFLRTSVPRGPKLGSLGIPASKERKSKSSRSGKIHSLADYKTPDTSSERASSSGVSVSAVSDMNMSSVTTVSEISTSSISTLSETSVLSSEIGGNDGYSGGTALGLGASISTAEKQEEEVVVGRYPSLREVLQAANEELELEKEGRANEELESEGGAEPRSRRDSFSSTVSYGSSVMGNPDELLQVLKEKMRLEGQLESLSSEASQALKEKTELQAELAALDARLRAQCEETRVSSEHQASLASEVLSLRSERGGLERVMTELQGQLDEKNAGLESLSKDLQLAEQQYQRLMGRVEDMQQSLSSRDITVNELRQQLTGLHTQLQQVENERAALNSRLQTSQAEVQSLQQLRSWYQQQLAIAQEARVRLQSQMANMQAGQMTQIGVLENLKIENVNLSHQLTETKHRSIKEKERIAVHLQSIETDMLTQEAAIQQIQDAKSMVENDLQQKLEELEEEREQLLKVASKSTTLERELEEVRLSLSQKDIQLSAFQREHVDLMKKLTETQDALQSKEQGLQLMEARYEQLQVELDELQADSSARGEELQFLRNEKIVLEVALQAARTETSQLGDGAEKLGQEVLDSSDMLEKLRQEVQVQATQIETLQQENVSLKKLSQKLKEQFNQQKVMVEAYRRDAASKEQLISELKATKKRLLSEVKELKEEVQQAEHAKRSAELEQQRLLQEVQRVQQQMNSLEEHLQEVQSERDQLDIQLQSVQFDQNQLSAVTEENQVLRKKVEEMQSEAKTAISEQKVRMKRLGTDLTSAQKELKAKHKAYENAVSILSRRLQEALVEKETAEAELLKLRTQVDESGNNQALQAKVESLQTELNTVLQSKALLEKELQEVISLTSAELEEYQEKVMELEDELQESRCFKKRIRRLEDANKKLTLEIEHEKGKLTGLGQSHNALREHANVLEAALAKREADLVQLNLQVQAVLKRKEEEDQQMRNLVQTLQAALEKEKIKVKELTEQVAEARLEAAHNHRHYRAAVLELSEIRKELQAKEELLRTMQVEAKRLETQDAQRSQDVSRFEAELAEAHTQLQVLQKQLDDELNKQPLTNQEVEDLKWEVEQKQREIDAQRHQMDLSEKCHQKELDTMQETLQRVRVELEMVQEELNSTRKDKFVLQAKVCELRNSMKSLLQQNTQLKQELKHTRTRKRMEVKSDSTPLTPVKIPDCPVPASLLDELLKPAASVNKEPLNNLHNCLRQLKEEMDSLQKQMEEHTVTVATFNTAEEELQKLGIHNNGSSSNKEKETQPEETPSS is encoded by the exons agagacagcgagagagg tcacatCATCGCTCGCACCCTAAGTCTCGTCCATGCAGTACCCTTGACCCGGAACTCATGCTGCACCCAGACATTTTGCCCCGTGCCTCTGCCGTCGCCATGACAACCGAGTACTCGTTCCTGCGCACCAGCGTTCCTCGTGGACCCAAACTGGGCAGTCTGGGTATCCCGGCTTCCAAAGAGAGGAAGTCCAAATCGTCACGATCCGGAAAGATCCACTCGCTTGCTGACTACAAAACCCCAGACACCTCCAGTGAAAGAGCATCATCATCCGGTGTCTCCGTGTCTGCGGTTTCTGACATGAACATGAGCTCAGTCACCACTGTGTCTGAGATCAGTACAAGCTCCATCTCCACACTGTCAGAAACCAGTGTCCTCAGCTCTGAAATCGGTGGGAACGACGGGTACAGCGGAGGGACAGCGCTCGGGTTAGGGGCTAGCATATCTACAGCTGAGAAGCAAGAAGAGGAAGTAGTTGTGGGTCGGTACCCCTCACTGAGGGAGGTGCTACAGGCAGCTAATGAGGAGCTGGAGCTGGAGAAGGAAGGCAGGGCCAACGAGGAGCTGGAGAGTGAAGGCGGGGCCGAGCCACGCAGCCGCAGGGACAGTTTCTCTAGCAC TGTGTCGTATGGGAGCTCAGTGATGGGGAATCCTGATGAGCTGCTGCAGGTGTTGAAGGAGAAGATGAGGCTGGAGGGACAGCTGGAGTCTCTGTCCTCTGAGGCCAGTCAG GCTCTGAAGGAGAAGACGGAGCTGCAGGCAGAGTTAGCGGCACTGGACGCACGTCTGCGTGCTCAGTGTGAGGAGACACGCGTGAGTTCTGAGCATCAGGCGTCCCTGGCTTCAGAGGTGTTGTCCCTGCGCTCGGAGAGGGGTGGGCTGGAGCGAGTCATGACAGAACTGCAGGGGCAGCTGGATGAGAAGAACGCTGGCCTGGAGTCGCTCTCTAAAGACCTGCAGCTTGCCGAGCAGCAGTACCAGAGGCTTATGGGGAGGGTGGAGGACATGCAGCAGAGCCTGAGCTCTAGAGACATCACGG tgaatgagtTGCGTCAGCAGCTGACCggactacacacacagctgcagcagGTGGAGAATGAACGTGCCGCTCTGAACTCTAGGCTACAGACGTCGCAGGCGGAGGTTCAATCACTGCAGCAGCTGCGCAGCTGGTACCAGCAGCAACTTGCCATTGCACAGGAGGCCCGAGTTCGACTGCAGAGTCAGATGGCCAAcatgcag gCGGGTCAAATGACTCAGATCGGTGTGCTGGAGAACCTGAAGATAGAGAACGTCAATTTGTCTCACCAGCTCACTGAGACCAAACACCGCTCCATTAAAGAGAAGGAGCGCATCGCTGTCCATCTGCAGAGCATCGAG ACAGACATGTTGACGCAGGAAGCAGCCATTCAGCAGATCCAGGACGCGAAGTCGATGGTGGAGAATGACCTGCAGCAGAAACTGGAGGAGCTTGAGGAGGAGCGAGAGCAGTTGCTCAAGGTGGCCAGTAAATCTACAACACTGGAGAGGGAACTAGAAgag GTGAGATTGTCTCTGTCCCAGAAGGACATTCAGCTCTCAGCATTCCAGCGTGAACACGTGGATCTGATGAAGAAGCTGACAGAGACTCAGGATGCCCTGCAGAGTAAAGAGCAGGGGCTGCAGCTGATGGAGGCACGCTACGAGCAGCTGCAGGTCGAGCTGGACGAGCTGCAGGCCGACTCCTCCGCCCGAGGCGAAGAGCTGCAATTCCTGCGCAATGAAAAGATTGTCCTGGAGGTGGCGCTGCAGGCGGCGCGCACAGAGACGAGCCAGCTGGGTGACGGGGCCGAGAAACTCGGACAGGAAGTGCTGGATTCGTCTGATATGCTTGAGAAGCTCAGACAGGAAGTGCAGGTCCAGGCCACGCAG ATCGAGACCTTACAGCAGGAGAACGTCTCTCTGAAGAAACTATCACAGAAACTGAAGGAGCAATTCAACCAGCAGAAG GTGATGGTAGAGGCTTACAGGCGAGACGCAGCCTCTAAGGAGCAGCTGATCTCTGAGCTGAAGGCCACCAAGAAGCGTCTGCTCTCTGAGGTGAAGGAGCTGaaggaggaggtgcaacaggcAGAGCATGCGAAGAGGAGTGCAGAGCTGGAGCAGCAGCGCCTCCTGCAGGAGGTCCAGAGAGTGCAGCAGCAGATGAACAGCCTGGAGGAACATCTGCAGGAGgtgcagagtgagagagaccagCTCGACATCCAGCTGcag tcTGTCCAGTTTGACCAGAATCAGCTGTCTGCAGTCACAGAGGAAAATCAGGTCCTAAggaagaaggtggaggagatgcaAAGCGAGGCCAAGAC TGCGATTTCAGAGCAGAAGGTGAGGATGAAGAGGTTGGGGACGGATCTGACGAGCGCACAGAAGGAGCTGAAGGCGAAGCACAAGGCTTACGAGAACGCTGTGAGCATCCTGAGCCGACGCCTACAGGAAGCACTGGTGGAGAAGGAGACGGCCGAGGCGGAGCTGTTGAAACTGCGAACACAGGTGGATGAGAGCGGGAACAACCAGGCTCTGCAG GCGAAGGTGGAGTCGCTGCAGACGGAGCTGAACACTGTGCTCCAGAGTAAAGCCCTGCTGGAGAAGGAGCTGCAGGAAGTCATCAGTCTGACCAGTGCCGAGCTGGAGGAGTATCAGGAGAAGGTGATGGAGCTGGAGGATGAG CTGCAGGAGTCGCGTTGCTTTAAGAAGCGAATCAGACGCTTGGAGGACGCTAACAAGAAGCTAACGCTGGAGATTGAGCACGAGAAGGGGAAGCTGACCGGGCTCGGGcaatcccacaatgcattgcGGGAGCATGCTAATGTCCTTGAGGCTGCACTTGCTAAGAGAGAAGCTGACTTGGTCCAACTCAACCTGCAG GTTCAAGCCGTGCTgaagaggaaggaggaggaagaccaGCAGATGAGGAACCTGGTCCAGACGCTGCAGGCTGCTCTCGAAAAGGAGAAGATCAAAGTGAAGGAGCTGACCGAGCAG gtgGCCGAGGCGAGGCTGGAGGCAGCTCATAACCACAGGCATTACAGAGCAGCCGTACTGGAGCTCAGCGAGATCAGGAAGGAGCTCCAAGCTAAAGAGGAGCTGCTGAGAACAATGCAGGTGGAGGCCAAGAGACTCGA AACTCAGGACGCTCAGCGCTCTCAGGATGTGTCCCGGTTCGAGGCCGAGCTGGCTGAggctcacacacagctgcaggTCTTGCAGAAACAGCTGGATGATGAGCTCAACAAACAACCGCTCACTAACCAGGAG gtcGAGGATCTTAAGTGGGAGGTGGAACAGAAGCAGCGGGAGATTGATGCACAGCGCCACCAAATGGACCTCTCTGAAAAGTGCCACCAGAAAGAGTTGGACACCATGCAGGAAACACTGCAg agagtGCGGGTGGAGCTGGAGATGGTGCAGGAGGAGCTGAACAGCACCAGAAAAGATAAGTTTGTGCTGCAGGCGAAGGTGTGCGAGCTGAGGAACAGCATGAAGAGCCTGCTGCAGCAGAACACACAGCTTAAACAGgagctcaaacacacacgcacacgcaag CGGATGGAGGTGAAGAGTGACTCCACCCCTTTGACCCCAGTGAAAATTCCGGATTGTCCGGTTCCCGCGTCACTATTGGATGAGCTGCTGAAACCGGCCGCTTCCGTCAACAAGGAGCCGCTAAACAACCTGCACAACTGCTTACGACAGCTcaa gGAGGAGATGGACAGTCTTCAGAAACAGATGGAGGAGCACACGGTCACCGTGGCAACATTCAACACGGCAGAGGAGGAGCTTCAGAAACTGGGTATCCACAACAACGGGAGTTCATCCAATAAGGAAAAGGAAACCCAGCCAGAAGAGACGCCGTCTTCGTAA